GACACCGAACCTTGTCGCCAGGATCCGGTCATACGTGGTGGGAGTGCCACCCCGCTGGATGTGGCCGAGCACCGTTACGCGCGTCTCCATCTTTGCCAGTAAGGTTATCTTCTCGGCAACCCACCTTCCAATCCCTCCGAGACGGCCAGGCGTACCGTCGGCACCGGGATCCTTTTCGTATACCTTCCTGCCTCCTTCGGGGAAGGCTCCCTCCGCGACTATTACGATACTGAATTTCTTTCCCCTCTTCTTCCTGTCGAGGATATGTCCGCATACGGCGTTCAGATCGAATGGGATCTCGGGGATCAATATCACGTCGGCGCCTCCGGCTATTCCGGCTTCGAGCGCTATCCAGCCGCAATCGCGGCCCATCACCTCGAGAACAAGTACTCTGTGGTGGCTTTCAGCTGTAGTATGCAGCCTGTCCAGCGCGCTCGTCGCGCAATCGACAGCGCTGTTGAATCCAAACGTCACATCGGTGACGTCGAGGTCATTATCTATAGTCTTCGGTACACCCACGACAGGAATACCCTTTTCATAAATAGCCTGGGCGATCTTCATCGTGCCGTCCCCACCAACCGCTACAAGCACATCGATCTTCATCTTTTTTATGTTTCTGACGATATCGCCGGTGACATCTTTGAAGAAGGATTTCCC
This genomic stretch from Candidatus Krumholzibacteriota bacterium harbors:
- a CDS encoding ATP-dependent 6-phosphofructokinase; translation: MIDPEKIKKIAVLTGGGDCPGLNAVIKGLVRSARSDYGWEVLGIQDGFDGLLESRTELLNSTMMSGLQLKGGTILGTSNRGNPLRYPMREKGKSFFKDVTGDIVRNIKKMKIDVLVAVGGDGTMKIAQAIYEKGIPVVGVPKTIDNDLDVTDVTFGFNSAVDCATSALDRLHTTAESHHRVLVLEVMGRDCGWIALEAGIAGGADVILIPEIPFDLNAVCGHILDRKKRGKKFSIVIVAEGAFPEGGRKVYEKDPGADGTPGRLGGIGRWVAEKITLLAKMETRVTVLGHIQRGGTPTTYDRILATRFGVEAAHLIGKGHYGKMVCLRGREIRSADIRSAVKKLKVVDPEGQMVRTAESLGASVGRYQESPTSAE